AATTTGTTCGCACTCCTGTTTTGGGGGTGAAACAATAAATGGCCCTAGTCAAGAGACTGGAGCCAGCAAGGGAAATTTAATTCCGAGAAGCTATATATTTACAAAGGAGGGGATTCCTGTGTCGAAAGTAAAAGCGGCCATCATCGGCTCGGGTAATATCGGAACGGACCTGATGCTTAAGCTGCGGCGTTCCGCCGTTTTGGAATTGACAGCCATGGTTGGAATCGATCCCGACTCGGATGGACTGCGCCGGGCCAGAGAATTTGGATATGAAGCGATTGACAGCGGGATTGAAGGGTTTCTTCAGAATCCCGATCTGGCAGACATTGTGTTTGATGCCACATCGGCAAAATCACATTTTCATCACGCAAAGCTTTTAAAAGAAGCGGGAAAACTGGCGATCGATCTGACTCCTGCGGCGGTTGGTCCGTTTGTTGTGCCTGCGGTCAATCTCGGATCCCATTTGGACCAAACCAATATCAACATGATAACGTGCGGCGGGCAGGCAACGATCCCGATTGTACATGCGATTCATCGTGTGTGTCCGGTCGAATACGCTGAAATAGTTGCCACTATTTCCAGCAAAAGCGCTGGTCCCGGCACTCGTGCAAACATTGACGAGTTTACCGAAACAACTGCTCACGGCATCGAGCAGATCGGAGGGGCCAAAAAAGGGAAGGCAATTATCATATTGAATCCGGCCGAACCTCCCATTCTGATGAGGGATACCGTTTACGCTCTCGTGAATGGAGAGCTGGTGGATGAAGAAGCGATTACCCGTTCTGTGACTGAAATGGTAGAGACGATCCAGTCCTATGTACCCGGCTATCGTCTTCGCACAGAGCCTATTTTTGACGGCAATCGGGTCAGCGTCTTTCTTGAAGTGGAGGGAGCAGGCGATTACCTGCCAAAATACTCCGGAAACCTGGACATTATGACGGCGGCGGCCGTGAAAGTGGCGGAAGAGTTCGCAAAGCATCGGCTGGCAAAAGCGGTCGTATAAAACATGCGAGGGGAGTGAGTCAAATGACAGCAAAGCGTGATGTGGTTATTACCGAAGTGTGCCTGCGCGACGGGAGCCATGCGATTGCGCATCAATTTACTGTTGAACAAGTGGTGAATGTTGCAAAGGCGCTTGATGAAGCAAATGTTCCATACATTGAAGTGTCTCACGGTGATGGTCTTGCCGGTTCCTCTTTGCAGTACGGCTTATCCCGCACAAATGAAATGGA
The genomic region above belongs to Effusibacillus lacus and contains:
- a CDS encoding acetaldehyde dehydrogenase (acetylating); its protein translation is MSKVKAAIIGSGNIGTDLMLKLRRSAVLELTAMVGIDPDSDGLRRAREFGYEAIDSGIEGFLQNPDLADIVFDATSAKSHFHHAKLLKEAGKLAIDLTPAAVGPFVVPAVNLGSHLDQTNINMITCGGQATIPIVHAIHRVCPVEYAEIVATISSKSAGPGTRANIDEFTETTAHGIEQIGGAKKGKAIIILNPAEPPILMRDTVYALVNGELVDEEAITRSVTEMVETIQSYVPGYRLRTEPIFDGNRVSVFLEVEGAGDYLPKYSGNLDIMTAAAVKVAEEFAKHRLAKAVV